The Silene latifolia isolate original U9 population chromosome X, ASM4854445v1, whole genome shotgun sequence genome contains the following window.
GTATGTCATTCAAGGAATATATACTTGCTCGGAAACTCAGTTTTCATTCAACTCCAGTAATGACTTTTCATGTGAAGTCGGTATTAAAACAAAGATTTATAAAAAAAACGACGGGAAATGATCCAGTAAGAAAGTAATCTGAAGAAAAAAAAGGGGGGGTGGGGGGGGGGAAGGGAATTACCATGATGAACTTTACTGTTAACTGACAAAAACGCATTCCACAAAGCTCTCTCCTCCTCGGTCTCAAAAGCAACTTCATTTACCTATTAGGGTTTTGACAGCAGTAAACCATGCTTGTGAAAATGATTGCATTATTGTCACAGAAGAACAATCATCAAGATTATGCAAAGTTGAGTTCGATACAGAGTTAAGAGAAGATATATATGACATATTAGCTACAACAATCTCAACTTCAAATCGACCCAAGGGTAGCAACAAAATTGGGGTATTGGCAGTTAGATGAAGCAAATTTCCATGAAGTCTGCAACGCCCTAACGTTAAAAGACTTAAAAATAacatgttactccgacacttcaatTTGGTCACatgttgcatgtccgacacgacaaaacacttcattttagaccaaaaattgaaaACTTCGCTAACAATAATCGTTCTGACACTCGCGGCCGAGTCAGAGTAACATAGATTACTCCATGAAATATTATTCACAAGAAAAAAGTTaataatccaaaaaaaaaaaaaaaaaaggtcagtATGCGAGCAACTCGAGTTATAGTTATTACCTCTGTGTTTACATTAGTGTTCTTCCCTCGAACAATCCTCGTAGGCCTAGAATATGCTTCAATTATCTTTGGTAGGAGCTCGTCTTTGAACAGCATTTCCATCTGAAACGTGAGTTTTCTATCTTTGAGTAGAGCAGTATTGTCTTTACATATAATTAAGAGGAAGATAGTTTGTCTAACAAAAGTCAAATCAGGTCAGGAATGCTGAAGAGTATGAATACACAAACAGGATCCTCAAAAACTTCTATATATTGCCAGGAAATAGATTTTACTATCTCAATCCTAAAACATACATTCTTATTGAGATCATGGGCAGTTGATCTGTTAAAAGGAGATTAAGCCAATAAAAGCTTCACGACAATAGCGACTATGAGGGAACGCACCTTCACTGCAGATTTGGCTGCCAGACATGGCCAATTACCCCGTTCCAAGAGGATAGATCGGACAACTTCTGGGTTCAATCCCTTGTCAACCTGCCACCAGATTTGGACCCAGCATAAGGATAAGAATGTGGATATTGCTTATATACTCCACAAGAAGGGGAAAATAATGTTTCTTTTATCAGTGTTAAAAGCCTTGACAAAACAAACAACTAATAATAAATCAACACTATAGAGGAAGAGGACGAAGCGACTATGAGCTGCATACCAGCTCAAACCAAGACAATGGATAGGTTTTTCTAATTGATGACTGCCTTCCTCTAATACACAAATAAGTTTATGAAAATTCGTTACTTTGAGCTGAATGACGCCCAATCTAGCTCTATTTTGCATAGCAAAAGCATCCTGGAAGATGAAGTTAACAGCTCTACATAGGCCTTAACTCTAAACTAGGTCAAGGACTTGTGGTTTTAGAAGTTCAGATCAAAGTATCAAACTATGCCTATTTTCTATTGTTGGGGATCAGGGTTTTAAGTATCAAACGTGGTGGAAGGGATCTGTGATTTATCCATAAAATTTCTTAGTTAGCTGATAGCAGTAAGATAAAAGCTATCATTGTTTATAGAATACATACCAGATATTGCTCCAGCCTCCTAGTAACAAATTGATGTGCCTGCAGTAATAATCCAAATTTTTCACAGAAATGTCGGAAGAAAAATTTAAAGAAGACCAAATACAAACTAAAGAAGATTACACATATAATGGAAATTTAAGGCACACCTCACAACTATAACATTGAATTTTGTAATTAAGAATTTTAATGTAGCAGCATATGCCAAACACTAAGCATCATGAACTGATGAACCGACAGAATAACTCTTTAAGTAAATGAATGTGCTTACATCATCTAGAACATTGCAATCGACTGCAAGGGGTTGAATCTTAGCAGCGAGCTCCATTGCCCATCTTAAGTCTAAGTTTATATCATTGTCGACCAACAGTTGTACCTGTTCATTACTCAGTgtgagagagaaaaaaaaaaaagatatcatTACATTGATGCAAGGAAACTTAGAAGTAGAGCAGAATTTGCAGTCTTACAAGGCCATAAGATATCCTTCGTAGACCAAATGGGTCATTGGAGGAACTAGGCTGACAACCTGCCGCAAATAATCCAACAAGGCTATCTAATCTGCAGTACAGAAACAAAGCTTAGTTTAAAAGGCACAAGATGCATCACGGATTCACGGTGACGAGGCCCACGAGGGAGGGCTGTGGTGACAAGGTTAAAGTACGCGCTCATGCAAAAGCGGAGCCGCACACCATTTTTGCAATTAAAAGTGTGAATCAACACACCTTTTTTAGTTTAAACAATGACATGTGAAGAAAAAAAGCAGGGTATAATGGAGCAAAGGAAAGGGCGGAACAGAAGAACTAGAAGAAAAGGTGTGGAAATTGCATAGTAGTGTGCCTCATTAGCCAAGTCTTTTGCTAAAGGTGCACCTATTGTGCCCCCGAGGTAATCTAGCCCGGCTTGTTTTTTAAACTAAGAAGCAAATAGAATATAAGATGTTACCACACCAATTTGAAATATCAGCAAGCTCATATAAATAGCTATACACCTGTCAGCTATTGCGAGAACATTGCCTGCATCGGTCTTTGGAAGTATGTCCCCGGAATGTCTAGGAAGTGTAATCTCAAATAAAGCCTCAGCAATCTGCCATTTCGACAAATAGTACTGATCAATAAAGGCAACAAAGGGTATCCGATAGATGCTCTCATCCTCTCATGAAAAGAGAACAAAAAATTGACCAAAGAAAGACAACAAGACCAACAACGTTACCCCAGAATGTCTCGGTGGCTCCTGCCAACAGTGGGGTAAGGAAAGGTGTATGCTATAGCAAAAAAAAAAGGTAGTGGTATACAAGTCAAAAGTTAAAACCTGCTGCGAGTATCCATCTCTAAGAGCATAATGGCGGGCCATTATTCCTGACAGGGATGTGAACTCGGTCACAACAGCAGTAGCAAGATCTGACATGGCAAGTGATGCAGCATCCTCAACAGTCTGAAGCTGCTCCTTTTCAAAACCCAATGAAGAGGCTAGTTTTTCAACAATCATCTCAACGCGTTTCATCTTGTCCAGCATGGTTCCAAGCTTCTCCTGTTCatataaaaagaaaaatataagCAATAACTAGCAAGAGGGAAACAGAAtgggaaaaaaaaattatgtcTCAATAGCGtacaagtttggtataatcctgTTGGGAGCACCATCTATACACAGCAGGCAGAAGACTTCCATGTCCGCATATACATATAGAATATTTATCTTTCTTCAACATCCGTGATTCACAATTTGACAATTCATGAAAAATAACTAAAATGTCTGTAAGAGGGACTGGGGGACACCTTGAAACTGAGAAAAGATTGAAATAGAAAAGAACACAAAAATGACAACAACAATGACATAACCTAGTGTTTCACCAAGTTTCAGGGTTAGAGGGTCAAACTTATTGTTTCAACACGGTAAATATTTACAGTAGTAATTTAAAATGTCCCCCAACCCCACTCCACCCCTTTTTTCCTCAAGTCCATAGACTCAATACCATTAAGTCAGGGGTCCAGAATGCTAGCACTCGCCATCCATCAGCTAGTTACCAGTCCTTTGGGACGAGGGGATAATTTCAGGATTACCCAAACCTCAGGGAGTCAGGAGCATGGTTTTAAATCAAGGTCGCAACACTGATATGCGACTTTTTTGTAATGATTATGAAGATCCCTTCATCCAAATTTTACAACATTTAATGACGAAATTGGCCACATTGAGCGACTGAGCGAGATCAGGCTGCAGCAGGTAATACCCCGACCGAAACCAATATTCAATGCTATGCTTGAGGAACTTGGGAAAATTGCTCAAAATACTTCTTTTGAAATGTTAACAATAGAAATCCATCGACTTACTTGGAAGAGAATGCCACTTAATTGACCTCTAAACTCAATAAGTTTCTTTCTTGTGTCTGTCTCGTAGAAGAATTTTGCATCTTCATACCGTGCTCTGCAAGACAATGATATTGAAACTTTTTCATTCTTATATAATTGAAGGGTAAACCGATTCATTCACAAGATTTGAGGTGATGAGGTTTTGTAAACCTGAGAACTGCCTCATTCCCTTTCCTCACAACATCAGCATTAATATCTCCATTTGCCACCTTATTCAGACCATAAAATCATTAGTGACTAGATATACGCCTCATAGAAATGATACCACAAAAGCATGTctgacgatcacaaagggtaaaCATAGGCATGTGTATCTTACTGCGATAAAATATGGCAACAATCTCCCCTCATTATCAGAAATCCCAAAGTATTTTTGATGCTTCTGCATAACCTGTACAAACGGAAGAGCAAAGCTGTTAAATAATGGCCGGGGTCAACTCCTTATGGAGTTAGCAATGAAAGATACAAAATCTCAGAACATATCCACCTCTAAAATGCTGAACTTGTTGTAATACCCTAGATTGTGAGAAGCTTAAAGGTTGATTTAGAACCAATACATAATCGTAGCCATTTAAGCTTATCCTTGTTCCATAATGGCAAGCATTATACATGGTTCCATACAGAAATGTCAATAGATAATAAGTTTACCATTGTCAGCAGATCTTTTGGAAGCATTAAGAAAGACTCGTCAAACTTCCCAAGTATAGGCATTGGAGCTTCAATTAGATTCAAAACCTAAACAGGATACCAAAAAAAGTACTTTTTTATTCATTAATCATAGAAAGAACCAAATATTTCTATATTTGGAGCAACACAAGATGGTAGAGCACCTCATCTAATAAACCACTTGGCAAAATTAGTTGTCCGTCAACGCTTTCAGCCAAAGCGCTAGAACGTTCTAATATCATTTTCCTGCGCTCCTGAAGTCACAAACAATTTATTAGCAAAATATACAAGAAGGTAAGAAGCCAGCTTTTCGCAAAAAAGTAAACCAATTGGCATGTCCAAATATGATATCATTTCAGATTTGTTTTACTATGCAGTACCTCAACATCTACGGATATCCCAGCATCCTTTAACACAGCAGTGTAGGATTCAGCACTTTCCACCTGAATGATGGGACCCAAAAATTAGATGAGAAATATACATGAACACACACCAAGTTGAAGTGACATCGGGGTATCAGTCAAAAGCTTCTACATAGGATCAAAtacatttttggtttttttggcaCTACAGAACTTGAGCAAATATAATTGTTTAAAATTCAAATCTCATTTGTTCCCATACAAGTATCCAGCAGCTGAACTGCATACCTTGACAGTTGCAAAGGGACTGTTACGGAGGCCATGCGATAAATTTCCGCTGAGGCAATAAAAAATGAAATTAGATTGATAGATATTCAATAATAAAAAAGAGGCTGCTGCAACGATTCAGAAATTGAAGCCTGAAGCTGTAATCATCTAACTAATTTTGCATGTACAGAATGCAGTTATTTATACGGCAACTGAGCAAATAGGAAAACTGTAAAGTCAACTGTGAAAGAAACAAATGTGCAAGTACCAGAGATAGAAAGAAGCAAAGTTGTCAGATGTATAGTAATAGCATGTCATTTATCTGATAACACCAATGTAAATCTAGCACGTATTATGAATAGCCAAGTCCTGATTCAAATAAAGAAGGCACATAATACACACTTAACTCAAGGTTAGAAAAATCACCCTTTTTATGATCCTGTGGTGCCATACAAGTTGGCAATACTTAATACTCATGGCCATATATAATTACATTATGTAGAGAAGTTGAGGACAGGAGGTTCAAGAAGACAAATATCACATATCACGACGACGATAATAACAGCATTATCCCAGTGCCTATGgcgcgggggggggggggggtgtaatGGACTTGGAAGTATGCAACCTCCTGAGTTGCAGCACTGAGGAGTTGTTTTTAAATGACTTGTAATAAGAAGTCCTGTCGAGAAATTCATCGAGCTTAAATGTCGCTCTATAAGAATTCAAAAACGACGTTGATTGTCAGATTGCAATGGAACTGTAGAGCACAGTGCTCAATTAAAATCTCTGGCTGGTCGAGAACAGAATCAATGACAGAAAGTAAGTCAACATGCTCATTTGAAGTCTCTCTTTGACTTAAAGTATACAGATCAAATTTAGGCTTTATCTGATAAGAACAGGAGAAACTTTCTGAAGACATACAGGAAAGAACATATAGTCACCTAAAAACTCCAGCAAAAGTAAATGGAATGACAGTGTCACCCTGAAGAGCCATAATCCAACGAATAGGCCTGCTAAACAAAACCTACATGTGACAAAAAATATCAAGTGTCAAATAAAAATTGTTACTTGATATTTATTAAAACGTCTGGAGTCCTCAAAAAAAATATGAATAAAGATAGTTGCTCAGCATATAACCATTCGCAAAGAGAAGTCCACAAGGAATCAAAAGCCCCAAACATATCATGAACAAGAACATTTTTGTAGATGCTACTACAAGAATTAAGCACACAATCAATCAAAGAGGAACCCATGGAAGAAAAGTAGAAAACCACTTCCCCATTCAAAAGAAAAAATGAAATTTTGGTCAGAGATTCCAGACCAAGGTAAGACATGTAACACGGTAGCTTCATAAGTCAACACATTCCTATTTTTAATTAGACGGGATCTTCCTGCTTAAAATCACAAAAGGGTATCTAGATTGTGTTCCTATTATTACTATTCCTAGTGGAAAACTTCTCGCTTAAGTTCTCAAATGGACCTAGTGATAGAGATGGATGTTTTCATGCTACAGCATAAAACCTTTTTTAACATCATAAATAATGTCATAGCTTTAAATATTGGCCGGATATAAAGGTTTTGGAGTTTACCGCAACATCATTACCGCGTTTTGAAGCGATATTGATTGCATTGAACAATATTATGCCGCGATAATCGGTACTGTGACCAAAACTGAGATctaatactattttttttttttttgaagaaagagATCTAATACTATTTAGATATACTAATCCAGTGACAAAAAGCTGTGACTTATCTTATTTTGGATTAAATTAACTagaaagggaaaagaaaaacggTAATATGAGCTAGTGGGTATTTAGCAGTTAGCACTTAACACAGATGCTTAAGCTGTAACAATAAAACAAACAGAGTACAATTAGCTTGAAGGGATGACTGAGATTTACCAAGGTACGCAAGGTAGTTGAACATTAACAAAAACATTGCGGCATTTACAAACTTCTGGAAAGCCGCGCAGAAGAACTTTAGTCAAACAGTTATAATAACAGTTAAAAACTTGTATTTCctcaaaagaagtaaaataaaaaCAGTTAAAAACATCATGTACTTCGTACTTTGTATCTCTGAAGTTCAAACATGATACTCAACAGTTAGGTCAGACTGAAATAATAACTTCACCTCATGGAATATATCATTTTAAATGAAACATATGAGACTGTACAAGCATCTAAGTATGTAAGCCATGGTTATAGCTTTGCAGATCATGAAATAGCTTTAACAGGATTGTTATGTATTGTGAAACTCAATGTTCCAAATTAACAAAGTAAAGCACCTGTGAGTTCCAACGCATGGACTTTGGGAATGCCAGCTTAGAAATGGTACCAGGCAGATCCTCAGCTAAGACCTAGGTACTGATTCAATTAGTTTCTAAGTTCACAAAAGAATTTCATTAGATTGAAAAATGAGAAAGAACTAGAATAGGCCAAATGATTATTAGCCCAGATGTCCACAACTAACCTCCAAAGAAAATCTAGAAGGCTCCATAACACGAGCATATACATATGGGGTCTTCCCTGAATTATAAAATGCAATTCAGTCAACAAAGTAACTTAGCAGTAACCTCATTATCAGTCAGTGACATTACAAATTTCAATACATCATCAACCCAATCCCTCAGCGGTTCTCACCGATTGCGGGGTGATGGGGGTCGTGTGTGCACAGGGATTTTTTCTTGATGATCGGAAATGAAAATCATATCAAGTATTGCATTGACAAGCAACTACTTTGCAGAATCAATGTCTTGACTCTTGAGCATTGAAAATAAGTATACATACAAACAGCAGCATACATACCATCTACTTTTTCATATACCACATCTGAAGAAATATTATATCTGCGGCAAAACCCCTCAAGAGCCTGAAAAGGATTAGGCTAGGGCATTAGGTAAGCGCACAAGTTTAATAGACAGATAGAAGAGTAAGAGAATTACACATCAAACAAGACATAGCGGTCATAAATGACACTGTTATAGGAATTTAAATGAAATTAGAAAATTTACTTATTGGCCTCACACTTTAGTCACTTACCTTTTCATTACCCCCTCCATCTCGCCCCTtcatttttatcaacttttaattCACTCTTTTTTCAATTTCTCACTTTTCTATGGTTCAATGTTTTGTCTCTTAAATCCCTCCCAATTAGTTGATAAGAAATTATCATCAGTAAAATAACATTACGCAGTAAGGCAATACCTTTGTTGGATTTCCTTGGTTGTCAAATGCCTTCGAAACTGGAGGTCCACGAACCTCGACCTCTTTCTCCACTTGCCTGGCACAAAGGTCATTGACACAAACCTGCAAATGCAAACCAAGCAGACTAATCCTTCTTTAATCTTTTCTTTTCTCCAAGTTTACAGCTAGGATAATACACATAAAACTAGGCAATTGGATTCCTAATCTAAGGTATGATGTAAAATTAAATCTATAACTATGGTGGTTCATAAATTCTTACGACAAGGTTCGTCGTACCATTATTTGAATCCCGAGATACCATAAAACTTTTAAACtactactccctctattttttccATGTAGCCCCATTTTTCAAATTTCCTCTTCACAATAACGCCAAATAGACTAAATAGAAAAAAATGGAGGAAAAATAAATGAATCATCGGTGAGTTGATAAAATAAAACCAACGCATTGACCAACTAGCACATGCTTCTCCTGATATGTCTTACATTCAATGCACGATGTGAACTCAACATGACGGAAAAAAATCAGTGAATCAAAATGAGGAATATGAAAAAGGACTTTTAGAGGCATACCACCAGTCTTCTAGGTGTGGCAAATGCTTGCACTTCATGATGACTCAATCTCTGCTTCTCCAGCAGTTGCATAATCAGATCTTTCAACTGCAGCCAACCACATTAGATAATTAGGCATTACAAGGTTTACAACAGAGACTGCTATAAAGAATGAACTAATCATGGCAtacagaaagaaaaaaatgagagTGCATAGATCCCAAAATCAAAGGTCTTGAGTCTTGAAGAAAATGGGGGCAATTATTTACACCAATTTATTACGAACAAGGGAGCAAGAGGGGTCACACAATACAGGCATTTGTCTAAATAGAGTGTGAGTGAGGACTTATCCACGTGGAGGGAGTATACAAAAATTTGCAAATTGGCTTGTTACATCTTCAAAGCACCAGACAGCAATAGATAGAATTTGTTCTTTTTTTATATGTACGAGCACCAAGGGGGCAACGCCCGTGTACAGAAGGATATCAAATAATAAGGAAAA
Protein-coding sequences here:
- the LOC141622648 gene encoding glycine--tRNA ligase, chloroplastic/mitochondrial 2-like isoform X2, whose amino-acid sequence is MDGMEITQFTYFQQAGGIPLLPVSVEITYGLERILMLLQGVDHFKKIQYADGISYGELFSENEKEMSAYYLEHANVDHIQKHFDFHEEEARCLLELGLAIPAYDQLLKTSHCFNILDSRGYVGVTERARYFGRMRSLARQCAQLWLNTRESLGHPLGVALEGGSLICPSEVVQSAVKKMSVEPRVFVLEIGTEELPPQDVAYASQQLKDLIMQLLEKQRLSHHEVQAFATPRRLVVCVNDLCARQVEKEVEVRGPPVSKAFDNQGNPTKALEGFCRRYNISSDVVYEKVDGKTPYVYARVMEPSRFSLEVLAEDLPGTISKLAFPKSMRWNSQVLFSRPIRWIMALQGDTVIPFTFAGVFSGNLSHGLRNSPFATVKVESAESYTAVLKDAGISVDVEERRKMILERSSALAESVDGQLILPSGLLDEVLNLIEAPMPILGKFDESFLMLPKDLLTMVMQKHQKYFGISDNEGRLLPYFIAVANGDINADVVRKGNEAVLRARYEDAKFFYETDTRKKLIEFRGQLSGILFQEKLGTMLDKMKRVEMIVEKLASSLGFEKEQLQTVEDAASLAMSDLATAVVTEFTSLSGIMARHYALRDGYSQQIAEALFEITLPRHSGDILPKTDAGNVLAIADRLDSLVGLFAAGCQPSSSNDPFGLRRISYGLVQLLVDNDINLDLRWAMELAAKIQPLAVDCNVLDDAHQFVTRRLEQYLVDKGLNPEVVRSILLERGNWPCLAAKSAVKMEMLFKDELLPKIIEAYSRPTRIVRGKNTNVNTEVNEVAFETEEERALWNAFLSVNSKVHHGVEIDDFVQASSELVQPLANFFDNVFVMVEDEQIRKNRLALLQKVADLPNGIADLSALPGF
- the LOC141622648 gene encoding glycine--tRNA ligase, chloroplastic/mitochondrial 2-like isoform X1 produces the protein MVGTLTFPLVISVLKPHKPHKLPLFLPQNRHFYFNGVHNRVLASSLNNSAANSSTLQHDLSNNGDFNSVNSSSSVPTFQQAIQRLQEYWASVGCAIMQCSNTEVGAGTMNPLTYLRVLGPEPWNVAYVEPSIRPDDSRYGENPNRLQRHTQFQVILKPDPGNSQDLFIRSLSALGVNVNDHDIRFVEDNWESPVLGAWGLGWEVWMDGMEITQFTYFQQAGGIPLLPVSVEITYGLERILMLLQGVDHFKKIQYADGISYGELFSENEKEMSAYYLEHANVDHIQKHFDFHEEEARCLLELGLAIPAYDQLLKTSHCFNILDSRGYVGVTERARYFGRMRSLARQCAQLWLNTRESLGHPLGVALEGGSLICPSEVVQSAVKKMSVEPRVFVLEIGTEELPPQDVAYASQQLKDLIMQLLEKQRLSHHEVQAFATPRRLVVCVNDLCARQVEKEVEVRGPPVSKAFDNQGNPTKALEGFCRRYNISSDVVYEKVDGKTPYVYARVMEPSRFSLEVLAEDLPGTISKLAFPKSMRWNSQVLFSRPIRWIMALQGDTVIPFTFAGVFSGNLSHGLRNSPFATVKVESAESYTAVLKDAGISVDVEERRKMILERSSALAESVDGQLILPSGLLDEVLNLIEAPMPILGKFDESFLMLPKDLLTMVMQKHQKYFGISDNEGRLLPYFIAVANGDINADVVRKGNEAVLRARYEDAKFFYETDTRKKLIEFRGQLSGILFQEKLGTMLDKMKRVEMIVEKLASSLGFEKEQLQTVEDAASLAMSDLATAVVTEFTSLSGIMARHYALRDGYSQQIAEALFEITLPRHSGDILPKTDAGNVLAIADRLDSLVGLFAAGCQPSSSNDPFGLRRISYGLVQLLVDNDINLDLRWAMELAAKIQPLAVDCNVLDDAHQFVTRRLEQYLVDKGLNPEVVRSILLERGNWPCLAAKSAVKMEMLFKDELLPKIIEAYSRPTRIVRGKNTNVNTEVNEVAFETEEERALWNAFLSVNSKVHHGVEIDDFVQASSELVQPLANFFDNVFVMVEDEQIRKNRLALLQKVADLPNGIADLSALPGF